A stretch of the Denticeps clupeoides chromosome 6, fDenClu1.1, whole genome shotgun sequence genome encodes the following:
- the fzd9a gene encoding frizzled-9, whose product MGLLRRFGLALWCHLWCHLAAPGSTLEIGAYDLERAPAARCEQIAIPLCQGIGYNTTRMPNLLRHASQAEAAAKLREFEPLVRYGCDAQLRFFLCSLFVPMCAEQVSASIPACRPMCEQARQRCSPVMEKFRFGWPDSLDCARLPTRNDPNSLCMEAPENDTRPEGRKGEGMLPVPARPRPPGPATGVQGSCENQEKFQYVEKSRSCAPRCSPAVDVFWSRQDKDFAFIWMAVWSTLCFVSTAFTVLTFLLDPQRFQYPERPIIFLSMCYNVYSVAFIIRSVAGAENIACDRENGELYIIQEGLESTGCTIVFLILYYFGMASSIWWVILTLTWFLAAGRKWGHEAIEAHSSYFHMAAWGVPAMKTIVILTMRKVAGDELTGLCYVGSMDMIALTSFVLIPLSCYLVVGTSFILTGFVALFHIRKVMKTGGTNTEKLEKLMVKIGVFSILYAVPATCVIVCYFYERLNMDYWKFRALESKCSAFPGRRGEDCTLDASVPAVAVFMVKIFMLLVVGITSGVWVWSPKTLQTWQGLCGRRLVAQGGRKPHCHYKTAGVALHVTKAEPYLDAPAHV is encoded by the coding sequence ATGGGACTTCTTCGCCGCTTCGGACTTGCGCTCTGGTGCCACCTCTGGTGCCACCTCGCCGCGCCGGGATCCACGCTGGAGATCGGCGCGTACGACCTGGAGCGCGCACCGGCGGCCCGGTGCGAGCAGATCGCCATCCCGCTGTGCCAGGGCATCGGCTACAACACGACCAGGATGCCCAACCTCCTGCGCCACGCCAGCCAGGCGGAGGCGGCCGCCAAGCTGCGGGAGTTCGAGCCGCTGGTGCGGTACGGCTGCGACGCGCAGCTGCGCTTCTTCCTCTGCTCGCTCTTCGTGCCCATGTGCGCCGAGCAGGTGTCCGCCTCCATCCCGGCCTGCCGGCCCATGTGCGAGCAGGCCCGCCAGCGGTGCTCGCCCGTCATGGAGAAGTTCCGCTTCGGCTGGCCCGACTCGCTGGACTGCGCCCGGCTGCCGACCAGGAACGACCCCAACTCGCTGTGCATGGAGGCGCCGGAGAACGACACCAGGCCGGAGGGGAGGAAGGGAGAGGGCATGCTGCCGGTGCCGGCCCGGCCCAGGCCGCCCGGGCCGGCCACCGGCGTCCAGGGCTCCTGCGAGAACCAGGAGAAGTTCCAGTACGTGGAGAAGAGCCGGTCCTGCGCCCcgcgctgctccccggccgTGGACGTCTTCTGGTCGCGCCAGGACAAGGACTTCGCCTTCATCTGGATGGCGGTGTGGTCCACGCTGTGCTTCGTGTCCACGGCCTTCACGGTGCTCACCTTCCTGCTGGACCCCCAGCGCTTCCAGTACCCCGAGCGGCCCATCATCTTCCTCTCCATGTGCTACAACGTCTACTCTGTGGCCTTCATCATCCGCTCGGTGGCCGGCGCCGAGAACATCGCCTGCGACCGGGAGAACGGCGAGCTCTACATCATCCAGGAGGGCCTGGAGAGCACGGGCTGCACCATCGTCTTCCTCATCCTCTACTACTTCGGCATGGCCAGCTCCATCTGGTGGGTCATCCTCACCCTCACCTGGTTCCTGGCCGCCGGCAGGAAGTGGGGCCACGAGGCCATCGAGGCGCACAGCAGCTACTTCCACATGGCCGCCTGGGGCGTCCCGGCCATGAAGACCATCGTCATCCTCACCATGAGGAAGGTGGCGGGGGACGAGCTGACCGGGCTGTGCTACGTGGGGAGCATGGACATGATCGCCCTGACCAGCTTCGTCCTCATCCCGCTGTCCTGCTACCTGGTGGTCGGCACCTCCTTCATCCTCACGGGCttcgtcgccctcttccacatCCGCAAGGTCATGAAGACGGGGGGCACCAACacggagaagctggagaagctgaTGGTGAAGATCGGCGTGTTCTCCATCCTCTACGCCGTCCCGGCCACCTGCGTCATCGTCTGCTACTTCTACGAGAGGCTCAACATGGACTACTGGAAGTTCAGGGCCCTGGAGAGCAAGTGCTCCGCCTTCCCCGGCCGCAGGGGCGAGGACTGCACGCTGGACGCGTCGGTGCCCGCCGTGGCGGTGTTCATGGTGAAgatcttcatgctgctggtggtgggcaTCACCAGCGGCGTGTGGGTGTGGAGCCCCAAGACCCTGCAGACCTGGCAGGGCCTGTGCGGCCGCAGGCTGGTGGCGCAGGGCGGCAGGAAGCCCCACTGCCATTACAAAACGGCGGGCGTGGCGCTGCACGTGACCAAAGCGGAGCCGTACCTGGACGCCCCTGCGCACGTCTGA